One genomic window of Anguilla anguilla isolate fAngAng1 chromosome 13, fAngAng1.pri, whole genome shotgun sequence includes the following:
- the acot8 gene encoding acyl-coenzyme A thioesterase 8: MADAEVRDRVKASSGEKCVDSSVSVTNMNVKTPDLRSVLVTSVLNLDKLDTDLYRGKHHWIPRSQRLFGGQIVGQALVAAAKSVSEDVFAHSLHCYFVRAGDPKVPVLYQVDRTRDGRSFCVRSVKAIQHGQPILICQASFHMHQPSPLQHQFTMPAVPPPEDLLTVEELIQRYLSHPDLAEKAKQGLHKLLANEVPIEIKPVNPPDFYRRVAMEPKKLFWVRARGYIGEGDMKLHCCVAAYVSDYSFLGTALLPYPAYQAQFSASLDHAMWFHSTFRADDWMLYECESPWAGGSRGLVQGRLWRQDGVLAASCAQEGVLRVQTVTESKL; this comes from the exons ATGGCTGACGCTGAAGTAAGAGATAGGGTGAAGGCTAGCTCTGGAGAGAAATGTGTTGATTCGAGTGTGTCAGTaacaaatatgaatgtaaaaacacCGGACCTTCGAAGCGTCTTAGTTACTAGCGTTTTAAATTTAGATAAACTAGACACAGATCTATACAG AGGGAAGCACCACTGGATACCTCGCTCACAGCGGCTGTTTGGAGGCCAGATTGTTGGGCAGGCATTGGTTGCTGCTGCTAAATCTGTCAGTGAGGACGTCTTTGCCCATTCCTTGCACTGTTACTTTGTACGAGCAG GAGACCCCAAGGTGCCAGTGCTGTACCAGGTAGATCGGACCCGGGACGGACGGAGCTTCTGTGTACGCTCTGTTAAAGCCATTCAACATGGGCAGCCCATTCTGATCTGTCAGGCTTCCTTCCACATGCATCAGCCCAGTCCTCTGCAGCACCAGTTCACTATGCCTGCTGTGCCTCCTCCAGAAGACCTGCTGACCGTGGAAGAGCTCATCCAGCGGTACTTGAG TCATCCAGACCTGGCTGAGAAAGCCAAGCAAGGGCTTCATAAGTTACTGGCTAATGAAGTTCCTATTGAGATCAAGCCAGTGAACCCACCTGATTTTTACAGACGTGTTGCCATGGAGCCAAAAAAACTATTCTGGGTTCGTGCCAGAGGATATATTG GTGAAGGAGACATGAAGCTGCACTGCTGTGTTGCTGCCTACGTTTCAGACTACTCATTTCTGGGCACTGCTTTACTGCCTTACCCGGCCTACCAAGCACAGTTTTCTGCATCCTTGGACCACGCCATGTGGTTCCACAGCACATTCCGTGCGGATGATTGGAtgctgtatgagtgtgagagtccTTGGGCAG GAGGCAGCAGAGGGTTGGTTCAAGGCCGGCTGTGGAGACAGGACGGCGTGCTGGCTGCCTCTTGTGCCCAAGAAGGAGTGCTGAGAGTCCAAACTGTGACTGAGAGTAAACTGTAG